The Chanodichthys erythropterus isolate Z2021 chromosome 5, ASM2448905v1, whole genome shotgun sequence sequence CTGATTTTAATATTGAGGTTCTGTTTTTGAATCCCCAGGTCATCATTGAGGTGACTGAGATGCTGCACAATGCCAGTCTGCTGATCGACGATATTGAAGACAGCTCCAAGCTGCGGCGCGGTTTTCCGGTGGCCCACAGCATCTACGGTGTGCCGTCGGTCATCAACTCCGCCAACTACGTCTACTTCCTTGGCCTGGAGAAGGTGTTGAAGTTGGAGCACCCCGAGGCCGTGCGCGTCTTCACCCGCCAGCTGCTGGAGCTGCACCGCGGACAGGGCCTGGACATCCACTGGCGGGACACGTACACCTGCCCCAGCGAGGCCGAGTACCGGGCCATGGTGCTTCAGAAAACCGGCGGGCTTTTCGGCCTCGCTGTGGGACTCATGCAGCTGTTCTCTGACTGGAAACGAGATCTCAAGCCGCTTTTGGACACTTTGGGTCTTTTCTTCCAGATACGTGACGACTACGCCAACCTGAATTCGAAAGAGTACAGCGCCAACAAGAGCTTCTGCGAAGACCTGACGGAAGGGAAGTTCTCTTTCCCCACCATTCACGCCATCTGGTCCCGTCCCGAGAGCACGCAAGTGCAGAATATCCTGCGCCAGCGCACGGAGAACGTGGATATTAAGCGCTACTGCGTCGACTACCTGGAGAAGGTGGGCTCCTTCGCTTACACCCGTCAGACGCTGAGGGATCTGGAAGCGGAGGCCTACCGGCTCATCGCAGATCTCGGAGGGAATCCGGAACTGGAGGCGTTAATGGAGCATCTGAGCCGCATGTATAAAGAGCCCGAGGGCGGAGCTTCTGCTGGCCAATCAAAAGAGCTAGGGGGCGGAGCTGCAGCCGGCCAAACAAAACAATGATCCGCGTTAATCTCGTCGGCACACTGTGAACAGACTTCTCAAGCTGTTACTTTGTCTGCCCAGCAAATTGCCTTCAGTCCAAGTTCTCTCGTTTTGTCTCATATTTCAAGGAGTTGTACTGGTGTATAAAGTGTAAAAAGAAAGTTTACTGGCCTGAAATCAGAAATGCTGCTCATTTCAGCATGAATGACATTTAAACAATCACTGTTATTTCACCTCAAAATCTAAACAAATACATTGTTTTGCTTTAAGAAAATTAAGACAATTTAAATGGACCATtaccatttattcatttatttttttggcattgtcacaattatttattttcatggcaataatattttaataataataataaataataataataaacttttattattattattactacattTAAACATCTGTTGTAATGCCtctaataaaatttatttaaatcagtaaatagtatattttactgtaatagagtaaaaaattaagtgaaaacaaacatacaaataagAGCTGATTGCGTCATCAGATTTGTTGTATTCGGTGCTGTGGACAGTAACGAGGCCTTACGTTCACGTGTGAAAGCTTTAACACTCCTGGATGAAGTTCAtgtctattttttttacatttgagcaGCTTTTGGTTTTTGTGACTGATGTTGATGACTGTCAGAATTAAAGATGGATATGTCACTT is a genomic window containing:
- the ggps1 gene encoding geranylgeranyl pyrophosphate synthase isoform X2: MLHNASLLIDDIEDSSKLRRGFPVAHSIYGVPSVINSANYVYFLGLEKVLKLEHPEAVRVFTRQLLELHRGQGLDIHWRDTYTCPSEAEYRAMVLQKTGGLFGLAVGLMQLFSDWKRDLKPLLDTLGLFFQIRDDYANLNSKEYSANKSFCEDLTEGKFSFPTIHAIWSRPESTQVQNILRQRTENVDIKRYCVDYLEKVGSFAYTRQTLRDLEAEAYRLIADLGGNPELEALMEHLSRMYKEPEGGASAGQSKELGGGAAAGQTKQ
- the ggps1 gene encoding geranylgeranyl pyrophosphate synthase isoform X1 translates to MDGDKRATSERILLEPYMYLLQLPGKQVRTKLSQAFNHWLNVPEDKLQVIIEVTEMLHNASLLIDDIEDSSKLRRGFPVAHSIYGVPSVINSANYVYFLGLEKVLKLEHPEAVRVFTRQLLELHRGQGLDIHWRDTYTCPSEAEYRAMVLQKTGGLFGLAVGLMQLFSDWKRDLKPLLDTLGLFFQIRDDYANLNSKEYSANKSFCEDLTEGKFSFPTIHAIWSRPESTQVQNILRQRTENVDIKRYCVDYLEKVGSFAYTRQTLRDLEAEAYRLIADLGGNPELEALMEHLSRMYKEPEGGASAGQSKELGGGAAAGQTKQ
- the ggps1 gene encoding geranylgeranyl pyrophosphate synthase isoform X3, which gives rise to MLASWLCLKKKKIESGRVTCWITKAEVLECRFFDRKGGWGIYVTLNGGMDGDKRATSERILLEPYMYLLQLPGKQVRTKLSQAFNHWLNVPEDKLQVIIEVTEMLHNASLLIDDIEDSSKLRRGFPVAHSIYGVPSVINSANYVYFLGLEKVLKLEHPEAVRVFTRQLLELHRGQGLDIHWRDTYTCPSEAEYRAMVLQKTGGLFGLAVGLMQLFSDWKRDLKPLLDTLGLFFQIRDDYANLNSKEYSANKSFCEDLTEGKFSFPTIHAIWSRPESTQVQNILRQRTENVDIKRYCVDYLEKVGSFAYTRQTLRDLEAEAYRLIADLGGNPELEALMEHLSRMYKEPEGGASAGQSKELGGGAAAGQTKQ